A genome region from Erigeron canadensis isolate Cc75 chromosome 3, C_canadensis_v1, whole genome shotgun sequence includes the following:
- the LOC122592322 gene encoding F-box/LRR-repeat protein 3 has product MKKQKCIQTQTKMNPFELLSEEIIFTILDYLKPNPNDQKSFSLVSKSFYTIESRHRKTLKPFPRTTNNDHQHNKQQFKKILKRYPFVTHIDLSLCPRITDEYLSILSASCGQVLNFIDLSRSKFYTHLGLSSLVSNCVNLVEIDLSNGVHLTDNAAAAVANCSNLERLCLARCKGLSDIGIGCIAVGCLNLKVLNLKWCLGVSDLGVALIGVKCKQIKSLDLSHLLITEKCLPSLLKLQYLEELVLEGCCGINDESLVSLKQGWRSLKTLNMSYCEYVTHVGLSSVTSSTSCLQNLNLAYGPLVTLAISESLQKLSQLQSIRLDGSQVTCSGLKGIGSSCVLLKELSLSKCLGVTDDGLSSIVTKHTDLKRLDITCCRRITQASIACITKSCASLVSLKMESCTLVPSEAFVLIGQQCLLLEELDVTDNDIDDEGLKSISRCSELSVLKLGICLNITDEGLIFIGKGCPKLKELDLYRSIGITDKGISAVAHGCSTLEMINVSYCENITDSSLFSVSNCSKLNTLESRGCLRITSLGLKAIAIRCKQLTKLDIKKCKNVNDSGMIPLAHFSQNLRQINLSYTSVTDVGLLYLASLGCLQSMTILHMEGITPSGLSATLLGCGGLTKVKLQSLFRTLLPRLVLEHLEARGCVFQWRDKVFQAELDPKCWKLQAEDVE; this is encoded by the exons atgaagaaacaaaaatgtatccaaacacaaaccaaGATGAATCCTTTTGAATTATTGTCAGAAGAAATAATTTTCACAATCTTGGATTACTTAAAACCAAACCCAAATGatcaaaaatcattttctttagtatcaaaatcattttacaCAATTGAATCACGCCATAGAAAAACACTCAAACCATTTCCAAGAACCACAAACAATGATCATCAACATAACAAACAACAATTCAAAAAGATTCTAAAAAGATACCCATTTGTAACACATATAGATCTGTCTTTATGTCCTCGAATAACCGATGAATATTTGTCGATTTTATCGGCTTCTTGTGGTCAAGTTTTGAACTTTATTGATCTTTCTAGGTCTAAGTTCTATACCCATTTAGGATTATCAAGTTTGGTATCAAATTGTGTGAATTTGGTTGAGATTGATTTGTCAAATGGTGTACATTTGACTGATAATGCTGCAGCTGCAGTTGCAAATTGCTCAAATTTGGAAAGATTGTGTTTGGCTAGGTGTAAAGGGTTAAGTGATATTGGAATTGGATGTATTGCAGTTGGATGTTTGAATTTAAAGGTTTTGAATTTAAAATGGTGTTTGGGTGTTAGTGATTTAGGTGTTGCTTTGATTGGTGTTAAGTGTAAGCAGATTAAAAGCTTGGATCTTTCTCATTTGCTG ATCACGGAAAAATGCTTGCCTTCACTTCTGAAGTTGCAATATCTCGAAGAATTGGTTTTAGAAGGATGTTGTGGAATCAACGATGAAAGTCTTGTATCCCTCAAACAAGGGTGGAGGTCACTGAAG ACTTTGAATATGTCATATTGTGAGTATGTTACTCATGTGGGATTGTCTTCGGTAACAAGCAGTACCAGTTGTCTTCAGAACCTTAACCTAGCATACGGACCACTA GTAACTCTTGCCATTTCTGAAAGTCTTCAGAAGCTTTCACAGTTGCAGTCAATCCGGTTAGATGGTTCCCAGGTTACGTGTTCGGGACTTAAGGGGATTGGAAGCTCCTGTGTTTTGCTCAAGGAGCTGAGCTTAAGTAAGTGCTTGGGCGTGACTGATGATGGTTTGTCATCTATTGTCACGAAACACACGGACTTGAAAAGGCTAGACATCACATGTTGCCGAAGGATAACTCAAGCTTCAATTGCTTGCATCACAAAATCATGTGCGTCTCTTGTTTCTCTCAAGATGGAGTCATGCACCCTGGTTCCTTCCGAAGCTTTTGTTTTGATTGGGCAACAGTGTCTTCTACTTGAGGAGCTTGATGTTACCGACAATGACATCGACGACGAAG GGCTAAAATCAATTTCAAGATGTTCTGAACTCTCTGTTCTGAAGCTTGGGATATGTCTGAATATAACTGATGAAGGTCTTATTTTTATCGGAAAAGGATGCCCAAAACTTAAAGAGCTCGATTTATACAG ATCAATTGGAATTACAGATAAGGGCATTTCTGCAGTTGCTCATGGTTGCAGTACCCTTGAAATGATCAACGTTTCTTACTGTGAAAACATCACCGATAGCTCTTTATTCTCGGTGTCAAATTGTTCAAAGTTGAACACTCTTGAAAGCCGAGGATGCCTTCGTATTACATCTTTAGGGCTAAAAGCCATTGCCATTAGATGCAAGCAACTCACAAAGCTAGACATTAAGAAATGCAAAAATGTAAATGACTCGGGAATGATTCCACTTGCTCATTTTTCACAAAACCTCAGACAG ATTAATCTGTCATATACCTCCGTGACGGATGTTGGGTTGTTATACCTTGCTAGCCTAGGCTGTTTGCAAAGTATGACAATTCTTCACATGGAGGGTATAACCCCAAGTGGACTTTCAGCTACATTGTTGGGATGTGGAGGACTGACAAAAGTGAAGCTCCAATCGTTGTTTAGAACCTTGTTACCAAGATTAGTTCTTGAGCACTTAGAAGCTCGTGGTTGTGTTTTCCAATGGAGAGATAAAGTATTTCAGGCTGAATTAGATCCAAAATGTTGGAAGCTACAAGCTGAAGATGTTGAATAG